The genomic window CTGTACTAAATCCTTCAAAAACACCACTTAAAATTTCTACCTCATCAGCTTCCTTGCGCCCTGTAGAATAAACATTTTTGCCACCCCTGCGTCTATCTACTTCCAAAGCAATAAAATTTTCATCAATTCTAAGTCCTGCAGGCACTCCATCAATCACGCAACCAATGCCACTTCCGTGAGATTCTCCAAACGTTGTCAGCCTAAATCTTTCCCCAAACGTATTCATATTTCAATCCTTTTTTAGCTTCATATAGGCAATTTTTGCACAATTTTGTTGGGCGTCTTTTTTGCTTCCTCCCTTAGCTCTGGCATATTCTTTTCCCTCAATTAATAAAGCTATTTCAAATTCTTTATGATGATCAGGACCGCTTTCATTGATTAAGACATATTCGGGAATTTGGGAAAATTTCGCTTGCGTGAGTTCTTGTAAAGCCGTCTTAAAATCAACAAACAAGCTCTCAAAATCCATATTCGGGTAAGCTTTTTCCAAAAGAATATAAACGATCTCGCGTACTTTTTCCAACCCAGTCTCCAAATAAATCGCTCCCATTAAAGCTTCAAAAGCATTTGATAAAATTGAAGATTTACCCCTGCCCTTATTGGATTCTTCACTGGAAGAAATATGCAGATATCTCCCTAAATTGATTATTTTAGCCAGATTCATAAAACCTTTTTCATTCACAATCGCTGCGCGCATTTTAGAAAGGTTTCCCTCTGCAC from Helicobacter sp. 12S02232-10 includes these protein-coding regions:
- the rnc gene encoding ribonuclease III, whose amino-acid sequence is MDKPSDPCVLEETIGYVFQNKALFLEALTHKSCKKVPNNERLEFLGDAVLDLVVGEFLFCKFPQSAEGNLSKMRAAIVNEKGFMNLAKIINLGRYLHISSSEESNKGRGKSSILSNAFEALMGAIYLETGLEKVREIVYILLEKAYPNMDFESLFVDFKTALQELTQAKFSQIPEYVLINESGPDHHKEFEIALLIEGKEYARAKGGSKKDAQQNCAKIAYMKLKKD